The genomic region AAATGCGCCACTTCGTCAAAGAAAACGCCAGCGACGAAGTGCCCGTCCACCTGCGCAACGCCCCGACCAAGCTGATGAAGGAATTGGGCTACGGACGCGAATACCGCTACGCCCACGACGAACCGAACGCCTACGCCGCCGGCGAAAGCTATATGCCCGACGGCCTGGACGAACCCGATTTCTACCAACCCGTCCCGCGCGGACTGGAAATCAAAATCGGCGAAAAGCTGGCGTGGTTGAAATCGCTGGACGAAGAAGTATTAAAGGCAAAATGAAGCGATGCCGTCTGAAGCAGAACAGTATGGCAAAGCCGGTACACCAAAAAGGCGTATCGGCTTTTTTCAGGTCTTATCCTGTTTATCGATAAAGCCAATAAAGACAAGGTGGTATAGTGGATTAACAAAAACCAGTACGGCGTTGCCTCGCCTTAGCTCAAAGAGAACGATTCTCTAAGGTGCTGAAGCACCAAGTGAATCGGTTCCGTACTATTTGTACTGTCTGCGGCTTCGTCGCCTTGTCCTGATTTTTGTTAATCCACTATATTAATCGACGCATCGGGCTTGGGCGAAAAAATTAAAGACGGCAAAAAAACCGTACTTTCCTGCGAAGAAGAACAAAAAATCTGCAATACTTTCACGAACAAACAGGCAGTGGAAGATTTCAGTGTGGTAATCGGCTACGATGAAATCAAAGCGAAGAATCACAGCTTGTCGGCGGGGCAGTATTTCGAGGTAAAGATTGATTATGTGGATATTTCCGCCGACGAATTTGCGCAAAAAATGGCGGGATTTTCAGCGGATTTGGATAAACTTTTCGCCGAATCTGCCGAATTGGAAAAAGAGATTAAGGATAGATTGGCGATGTTGAAATTCAATTCATAAATACCGATGAATGAAACCGGTCAAACTTAAAATGCCGTCTGAAAGCCTTTCAGACGGCATTTTGTTTGGTTTGGAAAATACTTATGCCGAGACCTTTGCAAAATTCCCCAAAATCCCCTAAATTCCCACCAAGACATTTAGGAGATTTTCCATGAGCACCTTCTTTCAACAAACCGCGCAAGCCATGATTGCTAAACACATCGACCGTTTCCCTCTATTGAAGTTGGATCAAGTGATTGATTGGCAGCCGATCGAACAATACCTGAATCGTCAAAAAACCCGTTACCTTCGAGACCACCGCGGCCGTCCTGCCTATCCCCTGCTGTCCATGTTCAAAGCCATCCTGCCCGGACAATGGCACAGCCTCTCCGATCCCGAACTCGAACACAGCCTCATTACCCGCATCGATTTCAACCTGTTTTGCCGTTTTGACGAACTAAGCATCCCCGATTACAGCACCTTATGCCGTTACCGCAACTGGCTGGCGCAAGACGACACCCTGTCCGAATTGCTGGAACTGATTAACCGCCAACTGACCGAAAAAGGCCTAAAAATAGAGAAAGCATCCGCCGTCGTTGACGCCACCATTATTCAAACCGCCGGCAGCAAACAGCGCCAGGCCATAGAAGTCGATGAAGAAGGACAAGTCAGCGGCCAAACCACACCGAGTAAGGACAAAGATGCCCGTTGGATAAAGAAAAACGGCCTCTACAAACTCGGTTACAAACAACATACCCGTACCGATGCGGAAGGCTATATCGAGAAACTGCACATTACCCCCGCCAATGCCCATGAGTGCAAACACCTGCCGCCGTTGTTGGAAGGGGTACCTAGAGGTACGACCGTCTATGCCGACAAAGGCTACGACAGTGCAGAAAACCGGCAACATCTGGAAGAACATCAGTTGCAGGACGGCATTATGCGCAAAGCCTGCCGCAACCGTCCGCTGACGGAAGCGCAAACCAAACGCAACCGGTATTTATCGAAGACCCGTTATGTGGTCGAACAAAGCTTCGGTACGCTGCACCGCAAATTCCGCTATGCGCGGGCAGCCTATTTCGGACTGATTAAAGTGAGTGCGCAAAGCCATCTGAAGGCGATGTGTTTGAACCTGTTGAAAGCCGCCAACAGGCTAAGTGCGCCCGCTGCCGCCTAAAAGGTGCCCCGGATGCCTGATTATCGGGTATCCGGGGAGGATTAAGGGGGTATTTGGGTAAAATTAGGAGGTATTTGGGGCGAAAACAGCCGAAAACCTGTGTTTGGGTTTCGGCTGTCGGGAGGGAAAGGAATTTTGCAAAGGTCTCATGCCGTTCTTTCCCTGAAAGAGAGAATCCAAAAAACCAAAGCCACAGGAATTTATCGGAAATGACAAAAACCCGACGAACCGGATTCCCGCCTGCGCGGGAATGACGAATTAGAAGTTACCCGAAATTTGCAAAAACAAAATCCAACCCAACAGACCGGGTTTTCGTTTGCACGGAAATAATGCAATAAATAAAGCAAATATAAAGTATTTGAATTTACTATATTATTTTTCCGCTTCTTCAAAGCCGACGACTTCCAAACCGAAGCCGGTCAGGCCGGTGAAAGATGAGGGCTGCCCGAGGACGCGCAGTTTTTTGACGTTGAGGCCGACGAGGATTTGTGCGCCGATGCCGTAGCTTTTGCTGTCCCATTTGTAGGCTTGGTTTGCACCTTTGGGCAGGGTGCGGTCGAGCAGGGATGCGCCGTCTTCGGCGCGGTGTAAGAGGATGACGACGCCGCTTTCGGCTTGTTGGATGCGCTCAAGGGCTTTGGGCAGCGACCATGAATGGCGCGGATTGGCTTGGATGAAGTCCATCACGCTGAAGGGTTCGTGGACGCGGACGAGGGTTTCGGTGTCGGCGGCGGGCGTGCCTTTGACGAGGGCGAGGTGGGTTTCGCCGGAGAGTTTGTCGACGTAAACGTGTTGTTGGAACTCGCCCCACGGGGTTTGTACAGGCGCATTGCCCATGTCTTCAAGCAGGCTTTCGGTACGGCTGCGGTATTCGATGAGGTCGGCAATCGTGCCGATTTTGAGCTTGTGTTCTTCGGCGAATTTCATCAGTTCGGGCATACGCGCCATCGTGCCGTCGTCGTTGATGATTTCACAGATGACGGCGGCAGGAATCAGCCCGTTCATTTGCGCCAAGTCGACGCCGGCTTCGGTGTGTCCGGCGCGGACGAGTACGCCGCCTTTTTGGGCGCGAAGCGGGAAGATATGACCGGGTTGGACGATGTCTGCGGGTTTGGCGGTCGGGGAAACGGCGGTTTGAATAGTCAGGGCGCGGTCGGCGGCGGAAATGCCGGTGGTAATGCCGTGTGCGGCTTCGATGGAGACGGTAAAGTTGGTGCCGTATTGTGCGCCGTTTTTTTGGGTCATCATCGGCAGCCCGAGTTTTTCGACCATTTCACCGTCCATCGGCAGGCAGACCAGGCCGCGCGCGTTTTTAATCATAAAGTTGATGGCTTCGGGCGTGACGAATTGCGCCGCCATCAGCAGGTCGCCTTCGTTTTCGCGGTCTTCGGCATCGGTGATGATGACCATTTTGCCGGCTTTGATGTCGGCCAGGATTTCGGGAATGGGGGAGATGTGGGACATAGTGCGCCTTTCTTGATGGTCGGTTTGTGCGGCGGGGTTTGCCCGATCCAGCCACATAGCGGGCATTTTTGCAGCCTGTTCGATTTTACGGGCTTTTTTCTCGCCGAAGGATTTGTTTTTCAAAAGGGCGGAGAGTTCGCCTGTGTTGAGGGCAACGGCTTCGGCAAAACGGGTTTGCAAACCGCCGTAGTATTTTTCTATCCACTGCCGCAGGTTGCGGCGGCGCAGGTCGGCTGTGTCGGTCATCGTTTCATCCTTTGTAGAAATCGGATGTAGCGGATTGTAAGCGCGTATTTACCAAAAAGCAAATCTGTTTTTTTCGCCAAACCGAATTATTTGCTTTTTGGTAAACAGATGCCGTCTGAAGCCGGATTCGTGGCTTCAGACGGCATTGCCGCAATCCCCGCCGGCGGGGCGGCTGTTTCTTCCCGCCCGCTTCCGATTCGGGGTTTGCCGGAAGCTTATTCCGAAAAAAATTTCTGATAAACGGCCTTGATTGCCGGGTACAGCATAGGCGGTACGAGCAGGCGCAATATCGGCAATCCTATGATGAATGCGGTCTTCCCGATAAAAACCGGACGGATTGCCTTCGCGCCGAATATCTTTCTGCATTTTTCTTTAAATGAAAAATATTTCCGGTAGATGAGGATAATGTTTTTGGAAAAATAAAGCCTTACCAATATAGACCTCAGATAGCCGATATTGTCGAAGACAAATTTTTGCAAACCGCCGTAGATGGGGGAATTTTTGTTTTCGACTAAAAAATCCACACCCCGGTCGAGATGCGTCAGCACATCGCTGAAATTTTTGTATTTGATGTTGTGGCTGATAGAGCCGCCGAGAACGCGGTACTGGTAAAAAGGGTTATCGTAAAAGGCAAAAGTCTTGATAAAACGCGCCAATTGCAAACTGTACGGGAAATCCTCGTGAATGTATCCTTTTGGGAAAAACAGATTGTTTTTGATGATTATTTCCCGCCTGACGATTTTTGTCCACGCGTTGGCGATATAGTACCGCCCCTCCACCAACGTTTCAAAATGGCGGACAAAATCATTATCCGAAAAGTCCGCCCTTTTGGGGATGTCGCGGTAATTGAAGGACGAGGGATGCAGGATCAAATCAACCTTTTTGTCTGCAAGTTGTTGTAAATCAAAGAGAATCCCCCCGCGTTTTTTGAACGGTTGGTATCGGCCCAATAGTCGTCGCTGTCCAAAAAGATTAGGTAATCGCCTTTTGCCGCCCGGATACCGGCGTTGCGGGCATCCGACAGCCCGCCGTTTTCTTGATGAATCACTTTTATATGCGGATATTTGCCTGCATATTCGTCGCAAATCTTCCCGCAGCCGTCCGGCGAACCGTCATCGACCAAAATCATTTCATAATCGGCAAAATTTTCGGCAAGCACGGAATCCACGCAGCAGCGGAGGTATTTTTCCACATTGTAAATAGGGACGATGATGGAGAAAATCATAAATATCAATCCATTATATTAAGATGTTTGCGCGTATGCCTCAAACCCGCGCTCGCAATGCGTTTGCATCCACTATAAAACTTATTGCTTTATCAAGGTATGGAAACCTGTTTCCCGAAAGGCGGCGCAGGATGCCCGTTCCCTGCAACTTTGCCTTATTCCGACATCAGATGTCCCAGCTTGTCTGCTTTGGTTTGGAGGTAGCGTTTGTTTTCAAGGTTTTCCCCGACGTGCAGGGGGATGCGTTCGACCACGTTAATCCCGGCATCTTTCAGGGTTTGGATTTTTTCGGGGTTGTTGGTCAGCAGTTTGACCGAGCGGATGCCCAGATATTCGTAGATAGATTGCGCCAAACGGAAATCGCGGGCATCGACGGGCAGCCCGAGTGCCAAATTGGCTTCAACCGTATCCATACCTTGGTCTTGCAGATGATAGGCGCGGATTTTGTTAATCAGCCCGATGCCGCGTCCTTCCTGACGCAGATAGACGATGATGCCGCGCCCCTCTGTCTGTACCGCCCTCATGGCCGCTTCAAGTTGAGGTCCGCAGTCGCATTTTCTCGAGAACAGCGCATCGCCCGTCAGGCATTCGGAGTGGATGCGCGTCAGAACCGGATTGCCGTCTGAAAAATTACCGACGGTCAGCGCGACGTGTTCCTGCCCGTTTGCCTCTTCAAAGCCGTGCATCGTAAATACGCCCCATTCGGTCGGCAGGCGGCAGGATGCCACATGGTTCAACATTTCAGACATCTTCACTCCCATCTTTTCCGGCAGACATACCCAACAGCAGTTTCAAAGGTTCGGACAAAGCCAAGGCAAGAGCCACCCATTCCACCTGTGCTGCCGTACCCGCACACTCTGCGCATTCAAATTCCACATGAACCACGCCCAACACACCGCCACTTTCCGTGCAGACCGGAATGGAAATTTGCGCCGCCGAAGCATGATTGCGTTCTCCCGAAAGCTCCCCCAAATCCAACCAACGGCGTACATCCGAGGCAACATTCATCCAACCGCTTTGCGCCGAACGGCAAGCCAGCGAAACCTTGCCTGCCGCTTCATCCAAATCCCACAGGTTTTCCAAAACCTCGCCCTGTCGGGACAGGCATATCAGTTGGAAAGCCTGGTTTTCAGATGGCATCAAGGCATAAACCGCCGCACTCCGCACGTCTGTCGAGCGTGAAAACACCGAATCCAAAGCCATGAAAAGCCGTTTCAGACCTTCCTCATTCCCGCTGTTTTGCTCCAAATAATCGGCAAGCCTCCAATCCTCATGCTCAAGCCACAAAACCGAACGCTCAATCGAAGCCATCCCCATATCCATCACCGTCTTTGCGGTCAGATACGCCGTCCGTACCTCGTCTGGCGGCAACTTTAAACCTTGGGTCAGCAGAAAATCTTTAATCAAAGCAGCAGGCATACTCAAATTCCGTCAATAAAATAAAACCGCCGGATTCCGATGCCGAGCGGATGAATAGCGGATTTTACCGCTGCAAAGCATAAGCCTCAACTATTACGCCCAAAGCCTTGCGCAATCGGACAAAATCTGTATAATCTCCACCCTTATGCGGATGTGGCGAAATTGGTAGACGCACCAGATTTAGGTTCTGGCGCCGAGAGGTGTGAGAGTTCGAGTCTCTCCGTCCGCACCAATAAAAATATATAAATCATATTGTTAATGCTTATTGGGACAATTCGGTGGCACAAAATATAAGCCGTCTGCTTTTCAGCGGGCGGCTTTTTATCTGCCTATGTGTTTCAACACATAAAACGGCACATAAAAGCACCGCCATTTGTTCCGCACCGAATCGGAAGCGGGTGCTTCCGTCCCGCAATCAGATTTTTCCGGCCCGGATGCCGGGGTTTCAACCGGAAAGAAGAAAATATTGATTTTGATGATGGCATCAAAAAACTCTTCTGCCCGTCCGCCAAAAGAAATGGTTAAGAAAAGTAATGCGTCTTTTGATGGAACGCAATATATAAGGAATTGAGGGAAAGGGCAGGCGGGTTTCTGCCCGTTAATCCTGCGGACGGTCCCGCCAAACCCGACACGCGCGGGCATATGGCGGACTGTTTACAATATTGTCTAAAAATCTGAACCTGCAAACGTGAAATAAGGTAGAATACGCCCCGTTATTTTACCGTCCAATCCCCATTTACCAAGGAAAAACGATGAGTACTTCATTGAGTTACCGCGATGCAGGTGTCGATATCGACGCAGGCGACCAACTGGTCGAAAACATCAAACCGTTTGCCAAACGCACCATGCGTCCGGAAGTATTGGGGGATTTGGGCGGTTTTGGCGCATTGGTCGAAATCGGCAAGAAATATAAAAATCCCGTATTGGTCAGCGGTACGGACGGCGTGGGTACCAAGCTCAAACTTGCCTTTGATTGGGATAAACACGATACGGTGGGCATCGACCTTGTTGCAATGAGTGTCAACGATATTTTGGTTCAAGGAGCAGAACCTCTGTTTTTCTTGGATTATTTCGCCTGCGGCGAATTGGATGTTCCGCGCGCAACCGATGTCATCAAAGGCATTGCACAAGGTTGCGAAGAATCCGGCTGCGCCCTGATTGGCGGGGAAACTGCCGAAATGCCGGGTATGTATCCCGTCGGAGAATACGATTTGGCGGGTTTTGCCGTCGGCGTAGTGGAAAAAGAGAATGTCATTACCGGCCGCAGCATCGGCGCGGGCGATGTGGTATTGGGTTTGGCTTCCAACGGCGCACATTCAAACGGCTATTCCCTTATCCGTAAAATCATCGAACGCGACAATCCCGATTTGGATGCCGAGTTTGATAATGGCAAAACCTTGCGTGAGGCTGTTATTGCGCCGACCCGTCTGTATGTGAAACCGATTCTTGCCGCTTTGGAAAAATTTACCATTAAAGGTATGGCACACATTACCGGCGGCGGCATTACCGAAAACGTGCCGCGCGTGTTGCCTGAAAACACGGTTGCACAAATCGATGCTAAATCGTGGGAATTGCCCAAGCTCTTCCAATGGCTTCAAAAGGCGGGCAATGTGGAAACCCAAGAAATGTACCGAACCTTTAACTGCGGCATCGGCATGGTCGTTATTGTTGCTGCCGAAGATGCCGATGCGGTTCAGGGTCTCTTGGGTGAACAAGGTGAAACAGTTTACCGTTTGGGTTGCATCCGTGAGCGTCAGGGAGACGAGCATCAAACCCAGGTTGCCTGATTGCTTCTATAGCGAAATGCCGTCTCAAACATGGGTTTGGACGGCATTTTTATAGTGGATTAACAAAAATCAGGACAAGGCGACGAAGCCGCAGACAGTACAGATAGTACGGCAAGGCGAGGCAACGCCGTACTGGTTTTTGTTAATCCACTATATATTGATTGATATGAGGGTGGGTTACACATGCTTAAACGATATAAGCCATTGTATATTTATGGGATTCGGAATGGAACATTTTACCCTGCATTAGTATTTCCGCTTTTTATTATGCCGTCTGAAAATATCATGATGATGCGTTTTCAGACGGCATAGCTGATATTGCAGTATCAGATAGGGGCAAACGGAAAACACTGAACCGAACAATATTACTGCTATGCCAAGCGTACTTATGGGGGCATAAACTTACATGCTTGGTCTGTTATCCGAATGACCGTACGGGGATTAAAACCCCTAATATGCCGTCTGAACCCGCCTTATTCCAGCACGGGTTGGGGGACGTTGTGCCGGATGGCGTAAACAGCGGCCTGCACCCGGCTGCTGAGGTTGAGTTTGCGGAGCAGGTTTTGAACGTGGACTTTGACGGTGGATTCGGCAAGATCGAGGTGGCGGGCGATGATTTTGTTGCTGTGTCCTGCGGCGAGATAGCCCAAGATTTCCAGTTCGCGAGGGGTAAGTGAGGAGAGTGCCTGTGTCCCTTGGGCAGGTTGGGGGGAAATCAGGCTTTTAACGAGTTTGGCGGTCATCTCGGGCGAGAATACATTATCGCCTTCGGCGGCCTTGCGTATGCTTTCGAGCAGAAAGTCGGCGTTGATGTTTTTCAGCAGGTAGCCGCGCGCGCCGATGCGCATACATTCGGTCAAGTCGTCGTTGTCTTCGGAAACGGTCAGCATAATCACTGCCTGCTGCGGATTGATGCTGATGATTTGGGAGAGTGCTTCGCGTCCGTTCATACCGGGCATATCAAGGTCAAGCAGGACGACATCGGGTTGCAGCCGGTTGATCATTTTAATGCCCGAGAGGCCGTCTGCGGCTTCGCCGATGACTTCAAAACCGTGTTGGCGCGACAAAAGGGCTTTAATGCCGCTGCGGAAGAGGGTGTGGTCGTCTATCAGGATAATTTTAATAGTCATTTCAAGCTTTCTTCAGATGCACCCGTCAATGAGACGGTGGTTCCCTGTTGGGGTTGGGAATAGATTTTCAATACGGCGCGGATACGTTTGGCCCGCTCCTGCATGATATGCAGTCCGACATGGCTGCCCGATGGTTCTCCAATGTTTTCCGTGTCAAAACCCTGTCCGTTGTCTTGAATGGTCATTGTAAAACTTCCATCCTGTTTGAGCAGTCTGAATTTGATATGGGTGGCGTGGGCATGTTTTCGGATGTTGGACAAGCTTTCTTGCAGGATGAAAATCATTTGGAGCTGCTCGTCCTGTGTAGGCAGGTGCGTGCCGTTTTCCCAAGCGGTTTCGACAGTCGTGCCGGTCTGTTGCGTAAAGCGCGAGAATAGGTCGGCAACGGCTTCGGGAAATTCTTTATTACTGATTTTGGTACGGAAGTTGAGCAGCAGTTCGCGGACATCTTCATAACATTCCTGCACGCCTGTTTTGATGAAGCCGATGTTTTCTGCGGCTTCCTCCCGTTTGTTTTCGGCAAAGGCGGTTTCCAGCATCTGTACCTGTAGGTTTAGGAACGTTAATGCTTGTGCGATGCTGTCATGTAATCCTTGCGCAATCAGGTTGCGTTCCTGCAATACTGCAAGCAGGCGTTTTTCTTCCTCCTGTTTTGCGCCGGCAAGCGATACGCCCAATTGCCTGCCTAGTGTTTGAAGCAGGATGCGGTCGTCTTCATCAAGAGAAATGCCGTTTGGAAAGCTGAGCAACAGCCTGCCCAATGTTTCGTTCTGGTACTCAATGGGGAAGATTTCCTCATGGTACTTCCCCAAATCCGAAGCTGCTGTGCCGCAATCCGCATGATGAATGGAAACATAAACATCGGATCCGCCGTCCAAACAAACTCTGCCGGAATCTGCTCCTACGGCGGGCAGGATACGGTTTAGAAAATGTTCTGCAGCCTGTTGCGGTATGTAGGATTGGTGCAGATCCCGTGTAGTTTGGTACAGCAGGGTCAGGTTTTGATTTTGTTTTTCGAGACTGCGTGTCTGCTCGGCGACTTGTCCTTCCAAATCATCATATAAAATTTTCAACCTGCCGCCCATTTGATTGAAACAACGCCCGACCTGTTTGAATTCCGGCGTACCGCCTTCGGGAACCGGAATATCGAAACACCTCCGTCCGATGCGTTCCGCACCTTCCCTTAACGCCTGCAGCGGCCGGATAACCCAAATCTGGTGCCAAAACAGCATCAGTACAGACGACACCAGCGTCATCAACATAATTGCCCATTGAAAACGCCTGAGCCACCATGTGTTTTTTTCGTTGGCATTTTCCAATGCCTGCAAAAACAGTTCGATGTTTCCGGCAAAGCGGTAGAGATCGACCTGAGTCGGTCGCCGGTAGGACTGGAGCGGGGGGAGGATGTGTGCCTGCCAATCTATAATCAGCATGGATTGTATCAAATCATAAGCAAGAGGGGTGTCCGAAGGAATCAGCGGATGGATGGCATCGCTTTGGGCAATGCGTTTTAAACTTTTTTCAAATTCGGCAACCTGATTGTCAATTTGCGCACGGGGCGAGCCTTCACCCGCCATGTATGCCAGACGGTATGCCTGCATTCTCAAGTTGCCCGCCTCTTCGATGACGGAGGCCGCGTTTTCCAGACGCAAAGAGAGCAGCAGTGTCAAAACGACAGACAATGCCGCCAACCCGACCCACAGTCCGGTCAGGAGTTTCAGGCGCAGGGAAAGGCTGATGCCGTCTGAAAAACGGGCTGGCAGTATCATGCTCGGCGAAAAATTGTTCCAAATAATGCAAACAATATCATTCTTTGGAATTAGATACAACTGCTCAGAAAGAATTGGTTAAGGAAAACTTAATCCGCACCGCTTCAGTGTTAAATCATGTTATGATAAAATTCAGATAATATGAATTTATTTGCCGTCTGCTTCAGACGGCATTTTGAGTCATTGGGAACGGCAGACTGCAATCATGAAAACCTCGAACTTTTCCAAGAGAACATCCGCAATGAAAACTTTTGCCCTGATACTGGCCGACGGTCAGGCGAGCCGTATGGGAGGCGAGGACAAGGGGCTTGCTCTTTTGGGGGTAAGGCACTGATAGATCATGTCATCGACAGGGTCAGGCCGCAGGTCAGCCATATCGCCATCAGCACCAACCGGAATTTGGAAGAATATGCTCGAAGAAGTCCGCATATTTTTCCGGACGCACGGCAGTGGCAGCATTTCGGCCCGCTTTCGGCATTGTGTACCGCAGCCAACGATTTGCAGTTGGCGACTGCCGACTGGCTTTTGGTTGTGCCGTGCGATATGCCGTATCTGCCGGACGATTTGGTGGCGAGGTTTGAAACCGTGTCGAAACGCACACCGTTGTGCAATGCGTATTATGTGGAAACGCCGATAACGATGCACTACAACATTATGTATATCCGCCCGCAGATTCTGCAAAGCGCGATTCCCTATCTGTTTTCGGGTATGAAAACATTAAGAAGCTGGTTGCAGCAGCAAAGGGCGCGACCGGTCAGATTCGAGTTTGACGGGCATTTTGCCGACTTGAACACGCAAACTGATTTGCAGGAGGGATAAGGGTAAGACCGCCGACCGGCGTGGAAAGGAAAGGTCAAGCCGTACCGGGCGGTTTTTGCCCGAATCGGAGGCATAATGCTGTCTGAAGGCATTTCAGACGGCATTTTTCGCGGGGAGATGCTACAATTTGCACCATTTTTACCGACACAGGGAAACAGGATTATGTTTACAGGCATTGTTCAAGGATTGGGAAAACTGACGGCAATCCACCGCCCGTCGGAGGCATTTCAGACTTATGTCGTCGAGCTTCCGCAAGAGGCGGCGGACAATCTGCAACGCGGCGCATCGGTCGCCAACAACGGCTGCTGCCTGACGATTACCGAAATCGAAGGAAACCGCGTCAGTTTCGATTTAATGGCGGAAACTTTGGCAAAAACCAATTTAGGGCTGCTGAAGGAAGGCGATTGCGTCAACATCGAACGGGCGGCGCGTTTCGGAGACGAAATCGGCGGACACGTCATGAGCGGACACATTATGGCAACCGTGCCTATTGTCGAAATCGAACGGGACGGGTACAACCGCACGGTTTGGTTTTCGCTCCCGCACGAACTCAAACCCTATATCCTGACCAAAGGGTTCGTCGGCTTGGACGGTTGCAGCCTGACCATAGGCAAAGTCGAAGACAGCCGTTTCAATGTCCATTTGATTCCCGAAACTTTGGAACGGACGCTGTTCGGCAGCAGAAAGGTCGGCGACAGAATCAACATCGAAATCGATCCGAATACGCAGGCAATCGTCGATACCGTCGAACGGCTGATGGCGCAAAGATATGCAAAGTGAGGTAGAGATGGAATTGAACGAATTTCTCGATAAAGCCTATGCCGTTTTGCGGCGTTTGGATGCCGTGCTTCCGCCCGAACCCGGGCATACGGATTGGAACGCGCTTGCCTTCCGCTGGCAGAGTGCGGGCAAAAAAGGTTTTTTGGAACACTTGCCCGATCCGCACACCTTCCCCTTGGCAAGGCTGGCGGGAGTTGGCAGGCAAACCGAATTGCTGGTGCGTAATACCGAACAATTCATTGCCGGCAGACCCGCGAATAACGTATTGATGAGCGGCGCGCGCGGAACAGGCAAATCCTCGCTGGTCAAAGCCCTGCTGCACGAATATGCGGATAAGGGATTGCGCCTGATCGAAGTCGATAAAAGCGATTTAATCGGCCTGCCTTACCTGTTGACGCTTTTGAAAGAACGTCCGGAAAAATTTATCGTATTTTGCGACGATTTGTCGTTTGAAAGCGGCGATGAAACCTATAAGGCATTGAAAACCGCGTTAG from Neisseria meningitidis harbors:
- a CDS encoding N-6 DNA methylase, producing the protein MDASGLGEKIKDGKKTVLSCEEEQKICNTFTNKQAVEDFSVVIGYDEIKAKNHSLSAGQYFEVKIDYVDISADEFAQKMAGFSADLDKLFAESAELEKEIKDRLAMLKFNS
- the purM gene encoding phosphoribosylformylglycinamidine cyclo-ligase is translated as MSTSLSYRDAGVDIDAGDQLVENIKPFAKRTMRPEVLGDLGGFGALVEIGKKYKNPVLVSGTDGVGTKLKLAFDWDKHDTVGIDLVAMSVNDILVQGAEPLFFLDYFACGELDVPRATDVIKGIAQGCEESGCALIGGETAEMPGMYPVGEYDLAGFAVGVVEKENVITGRSIGAGDVVLGLASNGAHSNGYSLIRKIIERDNPDLDAEFDNGKTLREAVIAPTRLYVKPILAALEKFTIKGMAHITGGGITENVPRVLPENTVAQIDAKSWELPKLFQWLQKAGNVETQEMYRTFNCGIGMVVIVAAEDADAVQGLLGEQGETVYRLGCIRERQGDEHQTQVA
- a CDS encoding histidine kinase, with protein sequence MILPARFSDGISLSLRLKLLTGLWVGLAALSVVLTLLLSLRLENAASVIEEAGNLRMQAYRLAYMAGEGSPRAQIDNQVAEFEKSLKRIAQSDAIHPLIPSDTPLAYDLIQSMLIIDWQAHILPPLQSYRRPTQVDLYRFAGNIELFLQALENANEKNTWWLRRFQWAIMLMTLVSSVLMLFWHQIWVIRPLQALREGAERIGRRCFDIPVPEGGTPEFKQVGRCFNQMGGRLKILYDDLEGQVAEQTRSLEKQNQNLTLLYQTTRDLHQSYIPQQAAEHFLNRILPAVGADSGRVCLDGGSDVYVSIHHADCGTAASDLGKYHEEIFPIEYQNETLGRLLLSFPNGISLDEDDRILLQTLGRQLGVSLAGAKQEEEKRLLAVLQERNLIAQGLHDSIAQALTFLNLQVQMLETAFAENKREEAAENIGFIKTGVQECYEDVRELLLNFRTKISNKEFPEAVADLFSRFTQQTGTTVETAWENGTHLPTQDEQLQMIFILQESLSNIRKHAHATHIKFRLLKQDGSFTMTIQDNGQGFDTENIGEPSGSHVGLHIMQERAKRIRAVLKIYSQPQQGTTVSLTGASEESLK
- a CDS encoding response regulator: MTIKIILIDDHTLFRSGIKALLSRQHGFEVIGEAADGLSGIKMINRLQPDVVLLDLDMPGMNGREALSQIISINPQQAVIMLTVSEDNDDLTECMRIGARGYLLKNINADFLLESIRKAAEGDNVFSPEMTAKLVKSLISPQPAQGTQALSSLTPRELEILGYLAAGHSNKIIARHLDLAESTVKVHVQNLLRKLNLSSRVQAAVYAIRHNVPQPVLE
- a CDS encoding IS5 family transposase, which encodes MSTFFQQTAQAMIAKHIDRFPLLKLDQVIDWQPIEQYLNRQKTRYLRDHRGRPAYPLLSMFKAILPGQWHSLSDPELEHSLITRIDFNLFCRFDELSIPDYSTLCRYRNWLAQDDTLSELLELINRQLTEKGLKIEKASAVVDATIIQTAGSKQRQAIEVDEEGQVSGQTTPSKDKDARWIKKNGLYKLGYKQHTRTDAEGYIEKLHITPANAHECKHLPPLLEGVPRGTTVYADKGYDSAENRQHLEEHQLQDGIMRKACRNRPLTEAQTKRNRYLSKTRYVVEQSFGTLHRKFRYARAAYFGLIKVSAQSHLKAMCLNLLKAANRLSAPAAA
- the ribBA gene encoding bifunctional 3,4-dihydroxy-2-butanone-4-phosphate synthase/GTP cyclohydrolase II; this encodes MTDTADLRRRNLRQWIEKYYGGLQTRFAEAVALNTGELSALLKNKSFGEKKARKIEQAAKMPAMWLDRANPAAQTDHQERRTMSHISPIPEILADIKAGKMVIITDAEDRENEGDLLMAAQFVTPEAINFMIKNARGLVCLPMDGEMVEKLGLPMMTQKNGAQYGTNFTVSIEAAHGITTGISAADRALTIQTAVSPTAKPADIVQPGHIFPLRAQKGGVLVRAGHTEAGVDLAQMNGLIPAAVICEIINDDGTMARMPELMKFAEEHKLKIGTIADLIEYRSRTESLLEDMGNAPVQTPWGEFQQHVYVDKLSGETHLALVKGTPAADTETLVRVHEPFSVMDFIQANPRHSWSLPKALERIQQAESGVVILLHRAEDGASLLDRTLPKGANQAYKWDSKSYGIGAQILVGLNVKKLRVLGQPSSFTGLTGFGLEVVGFEEAEK
- a CDS encoding glycosyltransferase family 2 protein, with protein sequence MIFSIIVPIYNVEKYLRCCVDSVLAENFADYEMILVDDGSPDGCGKICDEYAGKYPHIKVIHQENGGLSDARNAGIRAAKGDYLIFLDSDDYWADTNRSKNAGGFSLIYNNLQTKRLI
- the ribA gene encoding GTP cyclohydrolase II produces the protein MSEMLNHVASCRLPTEWGVFTMHGFEEANGQEHVALTVGNFSDGNPVLTRIHSECLTGDALFSRKCDCGPQLEAAMRAVQTEGRGIIVYLRQEGRGIGLINKIRAYHLQDQGMDTVEANLALGLPVDARDFRLAQSIYEYLGIRSVKLLTNNPEKIQTLKDAGINVVERIPLHVGENLENKRYLQTKADKLGHLMSE